One Bacteroidetes bacterium GWF2_43_63 genomic window, GACGTGTGAAGCGAACATTTTCCTCAACCCGCTCTGCAAATGAACTTGTCAGACACGAATACCAGACATCGCGCAGATACCAGTCCGTAGTATCGCTCAGCTTAAGCCATCGCTCGATGCGGATGCAGGGACGTCCCTGTGCATCGGTAAACCACGATTCATACAATTCTTTCAGCTGAAATGAAGTAGTTGTCACCGTATCATAAAAATCATCGTAGCGGGTAGAATCAACCTGATAAATCAGGTAGCTTCCGGGTGTGTAAGGAAAAAAAGAATAACCGACATCTTCGGGAGGCAGGTCGCTGTCTTTCTTACAGGCCGTTGTTCCGATAATCAGAATCACAAAAATTAAAATGCAGCTACGGGTGAATTTCATCTTTAATGGATTAATACATGTCGTAGAGTGGGTCGCCAATACCGTTGTCTGTAGAAGTTTTTCCGCGGTTTTCAATGTCGAGTTGAGAATCTTTTTTATTGAGTTCGAGCGGATCTTTATCTTTTTGAAAAACTTCACGGGAAACAACTTTGCCATCTTTAATATTTTCGCGGACAATTATTTTCCCGGCTTCATCATTGATAACCCAGTCGCCCTGCCTTATTCCGTCAACATATTGTCCGGACATATAAACGGTGCCGTTGCCATGATAGAAGGCCCAGGTACCATTGCGTTTGGTGTTGGCATAGGTTCCTTTAATTTTGAGAATGCTGTCGGGGAAATACTGCAGATATTGTCCGTCCATCCAACCATTAATAAATTGAACCGTTTCCAGAAGTTCTCCGGTCTGATAGAATCGTTTGCTAAGGCCCCATTTCTGGCCATTTTTGTATTCTACTTCTGAAATTACTGCGTCGTATCCATCGTAGGTTATCCAAATACCTTCGCGTTTCTGGTTGATGAACTTTCCCTCGGACAATTTCGCTCCTTCAGGAAAAAACATAATGGTACTGGAGTTTTTTCCGTTGTCGGAATATATGCTCTCTGACTTTACTTTACCATCAAAATAGTAATACACAAACTTACCAACGGGAACGCCATGTTCGAAGCGACCTTCGTATTTCAGGGTATCACCACTGTATTTTTTCCAGTATCCCTGCTTAAGCCCTTTGGCGTCCAACTGATTGAGTGTATCAGATGAATACTGTGCCTGGACGCAGATCACAGCAATTAGCAGGCATGCGATAAAAACAATTGATTTCTTCATACAGGTGTTCAATATTACTAAATAACGAGAACGGCGTTCAAATCTTTCATGAAATCAGAAAAAGAAGGATAAGACATATCAAACTGATTGTCGGTGATTCCCATTTCCTCCGGATTTCCAACAAAAACAGTCTTCATTCCAAGAGCGCGTGCAAATTCCATATCGCTGGCAGAGTCGCCAATCATGATGCTGCGTTTGAAACTTATCTGAGGAAAATCTCTGGCGGCCTGCACGGCCATGCCCGGATTGGGTTTGCGGGTATGGTGGTTTGACTCGGCCAGAAACGGGCTGAAATATACTTTATCAATACGACCATGGGCTTCGGCGATCCGCGCAACCATGTGTTCATGAATTTGTGCAAGCTGATCTTCGCTCATCAATCCTTTTCCAATACCTTGCTGATTTGTGACCACGATTATTTTTCCAAAAACTTTTGAAGCCACTGAAATGGCCTGCAACACACCGGACAGGAATTCAAACTCATCTACAACAGTAATATAACCGCCAATTTTGCGCTGATTTATCACTCCGTCTCTGTCGAGAAACAAAGTCCATAAACCATTTATTTTCCATTGCAGCAGAATCTGCTTATTGTTTGCCGGCTCTTCCATACTAAAAAAGTTATTTCAGATTTCCGAAAAATGAAGACTCGACGGCCTCACAAATGATGTGCCCAATTAATATATGCGCTTCCTGAATCCGGGGAGTGTCCTTTGAAGGGACAATGATGCAGTAGTCTGCAATATTTTTCAATTCGCCCCCATTATTTCCTGTCAGTGCAATAGTGGTTACTCCTGAATCTCTGGCCATGCTAAGGGCGCGGATAATATTAGCTGAATTGCCTGAAGTGGAAATTCCAATGAGAATATCGCCCGGGTGACAATGAGCCTGTGTTAGCCGGCTGAATATTT contains:
- a CDS encoding phosphoheptose isomerase yields the protein MIEQRINESIAVKQALLNDAGMIQTIDKAINAIIHCFKSGNSLYLCGNGGSAADAQHIAAELSGRFYLNRPPLPAESFTVNTSYLTAVSNDFSFDEIFSRLTQAHCHPGDILIGISTSGNSANIIRALSMARDSGVTTIALTGNNGGELKNIADYCIIVPSKDTPRIQEAHILIGHIICEAVESSFFGNLK